The following coding sequences are from one Ficedula albicollis isolate OC2 chromosome 17, FicAlb1.5, whole genome shotgun sequence window:
- the C17H9orf172 gene encoding LOW QUALITY PROTEIN: uncharacterized protein C9orf172 homolog (The sequence of the model RefSeq protein was modified relative to this genomic sequence to represent the inferred CDS: inserted 1 base in 1 codon), with amino-acid sequence MTRTDPPDILVSTVYQDIKVATAAPGDSVVCQPLAQCDASMSSSLSREPQPFNKRHCRSFDFIESLEELGTPPAMERACPRPGMPEPTPGPPGRHPPPPPPPPPPPPPPPPPPAPRSEPKRRARSKSAPRVKSTLTAVPITVAASPPAAXPPREVLRVAREPSHTDPSPRREAPMPLRALANEVHPIKLQPQRSSVSRISPLCLGSNCYEEGPGAKVGASPHVKCRVDIKPDEAVLVHTARSLRAAPSRPEPPRWPRTPGATRSLTVPGSRQASASRTPTPSDSYSGDPPLLPYPGEYYEADPRALAYQTVPVPASREFREYPDRGCMTFSAPGVPAKFFYAEEAARCPSPAMPLRSSGYASYPYPSRHAVPQPFYTEEPAKAAVHTVPPRTLYVEEARGYPVQEAPARTFYGDEPRYYTPRGTPIKTLYAEDARTYPALGSSARLFYAEDYGKYREREVLSRTCPPPRSAQPLHFGDWYCPERATLPYQSLQLSRFAPQPAGREAMFSSWHASYGVTPPRLGRETQHYSKSWDNILAPAARREEALQRGRSYENLLAHEQHCALSPEERRQPVVINLSSSPKRYAALSLSESSILERVHADGSRGPPGRSWYVTPEITITDNDIRADGLGRGERRSASWDMLDAGRERGPYAVPCAPQPIPRESGSGRQRSLEQLDELITDLVIDYKPAPGHRAGDRDSLAEQLKQLLSSSTSGPPRRGEGRRVPHNVPEGPRPTKEQPGPSSHAGTPRRPPAPPATGPFEKSPENCSPDLSAEEDDMMMCSNAKCRRTETMFNACLYFKSCHSCYTYYCSRHCRREDWDTHKASCVYGRVGSVCRHVLQFCRDNAEVHKAFSRIAKVGYLSRGRGVLFLGFPNAGSAENFLQFGLESLLMSPTYLSLRELDSYSDNLGEYAQELRETGNQYDPNECFLLNVTVAVTQKVPERPSPKMQVPTVRKYAKVALASSSPEKKILKKERDMETLILTPPPGTADIDKEGEEGRKAREVCFINIQRELRIRGVFLRHEFPAVYEQLCDFVESNKRFTPTTIYPIDKRTGKQFMCMIMAASEPRTLDWVASPNLLDDIM; translated from the exons ATGACACGAACAGACCCACCTGACATCCTGGTGTCCACGGTGTACCAAGACATCAAGGTGGCgacagcagcccctggggattCCGTTGTCTGTCAGCCCCTTGCACAATGTGACGCCTCCATGTCCTCCTCCCTGTCCCGCGAGCCGCAGCCCTTCAACAAGCGCCACTGCAGGAGTTTCGATTTCATCGAGTCGCTGGAAGAGCTGGGCACCCCCCCGGCCATGGAGCGCGCCTGCCCGCGCCCCGGCATGCCCGAGCCCACGCCGGGGCCGCCGGGcaggca cccccccccccccccccccccccccccccccccccccccccccccccccccccccgcgccgcgGAGCGAGCCCAAGCGCCGGGCCCGCTCCAAGAGCGCCCCGCGGGTCAAGTCCACGCTGACCGCCGTGCCCATCACGGTGGCAGCATCACCGCCGGCAG CCCCCCCGCGGGAGGTACTGCGGGTGGCGCGGGAGCCCTCCCACACCGATCCCTCGCCGCGCCGCGAGGCCCCGATGCCGCTGCGGGCACTGGCCAACGAGGTTCACCCCATCAAGCTGCAGCCGCAGCGCAGCAGCGTCAGCCGCATCTCCCCGCTCTGCCTGGGCAGCAATTGCTACGAGGAAGGGCCGGGGGCTAAGGTGGGCGCCAGCCCCCACGTCAAGTGCCGAGTGGACATCAAGCCGGACGAGGCAGTGCTGGTGCACACGGCGCGGAGCCTGAGGGCAGCCCCAAGCCGCCCGGAGCCGCCGCGCTGGCCCCGCACCCCTGGGGCCACCCGCAGCCTGACCGTGCCAGGGAGCCGGCAGGCGTCCGCGTCCCGCACGCCCACCCCCAGCGACTCCTACAGCGGGGACCCTCCGCTGCTGCCCTACCCCGGTGAGTACTACGAGGCAGACCCCCGGGCACTGGCGTACCAGACAGTGCCGGTGCCAGCCTCACGGGAATTCAGGGAGTACCCCGACAGGGGCTGCATGACCTTTTCGGCCCCCGGCGTCCCAGCCAAGTTCTTCTACGCAGAGGAGGCAGCGcggtgccccagccctgccatgccGCTCCGCAGCTCTGGTTATGCCAGCTACCCCTACCCCAGCCGCCACGCCGTGCCCCAGCCCTTCTACACCGAGGAACCCGCCAAGGCTGCCGTTCACACGGTGCCGCCCCGGACGTTGTACGTGGAGGAGGCGCGGGGTTACCCGGTGCAGGAGGCGCCTGCCCGCACCTTCTACGGGGATGAGCCCCGCTACTACACCCCGCGTGGTACCCCTATCAAAACCCTCTACGCCGAGGACGCTCGGACATACCCAGCCCTCGGCTCCTCCGCCCGGCTGTTCTATGCCGAGGACTACGGCAAGTACCGGGAGCGGGAGGTGCTGTCGCGCACGTGCCCCCCGCCCCGCAGCGCGCAGCCCCTGCACTTCGGAGACTGGTACTGCCCCGAGCGGGCCACGCTGCCCTACCAGAGCCTGCAATTGTCACGCTTCGCCCCGCAGCCGGCCGGGCGGGAGGCCATGTTCTCCTCCTGGCACGCCAGCTACGGCGTGACTCCACCACGGCTGGGCCGGGAGACCCAGCACTACTCCAAATCCTGGGATAACATCCTGGCGCCAGCAGCGCGCAGGGAAGAGGCCCTGCAGCGTGGGCGCAGCTATGAGAACCTGCTGGCCCACGAACAGCACTGTGCCTTATCCCCCGAGGAGCGCCGGCAGCCTGTGGTGATCAACCTGTCGAGCTCGCCCAAGCGCTACGCGGCCCTGTCCCTCTCCGAGAGCTCCATCCTCGAGCGGGTGCACGCCGACGGCAGCCGCGGGCCCCCAGGCCGCTCCTGGTACGTCACGCCGGAGATCACCATCACCGACAATGACATCCGCGCCGACGGGCTGGGCCGGGGCGAGAGGCGCTCGGCTAGCTGGGACATGCTGGACGCGGGGCGGGAGCGCGGGCCCTacgccgtgccctgtgccccacagcccatccccagggagAGTGGCTCGGGGCGCCAGcgcagcctggagcagctggacGAGCTTATCACCGACCTTGTCATTGACTACAAGCCAGCACCGGGTCACCGCgccggggacagggacagcctggcGGAGCAGCtcaagcagctgctgagcagtaGCACCTCGGGGCCCCCCCGGCGGGGCGAGGGCAGGCGGGTTCCTCACAACGTGCCCGAGGGACCCCGACCCACAAAAGAGCAGCCGGGCCCCAGCTCCCATGCCGGCACCCCGCGCCGCCCACCCGCGCCGCCGGCCACCGGCCCCTTCGAAAAGTCACCGGAAAACTGCTCGCCCGACCTGAGCGCTGAGGAGGACGACATGATGATGTGCTCCAATGCCAAGTGCCGGCGCACGGAGACCATGTTCAATGCCTGCCTCTACTTCAAATCGTGCCACAGCTGCTACACCTACTACTGCTCCCGGCACTGCCGGCGCGAGGACTGGGACACGCACAAGGCCAGCTGCGTCTACGGGCGGGTGGGCAGCGTCTGCCGCCACGTCCTGCAGTTCTGCCGCGACAACGCCGAGGTGCACAAGGCTTTCTCGCGCATCGCCAAGGTGGGATACCTCTCCCGCGGCCGCGGCGTACTCTTCCTGGGCTTTCCCAATGCGGGCTCGGCCGAGAACTTTCTCCAGTTTGGGCTGGAGAGCCTGCTGATGTCCCCCACGTACCTGTCCCTGCGGGAACTGGACAGCTACTCGGACAACCTGGGGGAATATGCCCAGGAGCTGCGGGAGACAGGCAACCAGTACGACCCCAACGAATGTTTCCTGCTGAATGTAACCGTGGCCGTCACCCAGAAAGTGCCAGAGAGGCCGTCACCGAAGATGCAGGTGCCGACGGTCAGGAAATACGCCAAGGTGGCCTTAGCCTCCTCCAGCCCCGAGAAGAAGATCTTGAAGAAGGAGCGGGACATGGAAACGTTGATTCTGACGCCACCGCCCGGCACGGCGGACATCGacaaggagggggaggagggccGGAAGGCACGGGAGGTCTGCTTCATCAACATCCAGCGGGAGCTGCGCATCCGCGGCGTCTTCCTGCGGCACGAGTTCCCCGCTGTCTACGAGCAGCTCTGCGACTTCGTGGAGAGCAACAAGCGCTTCACCCCCACCACCATCTACCCCATCGACAAGAGGACGGGCAAACAGTTCATGTGCATGATTATGGCGGCCTCTGAGCCTCGCACCCTCGACTGGGTGGCCAGCCCCAACCTCCTGGACGACATCATGTGA
- the PHPT1 gene encoding 14 kDa phosphohistidine phosphatase, whose amino-acid sequence MAGEALSRVPDVQIDGSGVFKYVLVRVRGAGAPAKDVVRGHGWAEYHADLFERTAEELARHGLSCECLGGGRLSHRPEERKIHVYGYSVGFGRADHAVTTEKLKAEYPDYEITWADEGY is encoded by the exons ATGGCGGGCGAGGCGCTGTCGCGGGTGCCGGACGTGCAGATCGATGGCAGCGGTGTCTTCAAGTACGTGCTGGTGCGGGTGCGCGGGGCCGGCGCGCCCGCCAAGGACGTCGTGCGAGGTCACGGCTGGGCCGAGTACCACG ccgACTTGTTCGAGCGCACCGCGGAGGAGCTGGCGCGGCACGGCCTGAGCTGCGAGTGCCTGGGCGGCGGCCGCCTCTCCCACCGCCCCGAGGAGAGGAAGATCCACGTCTACGGGTACTCGGTG GGCTTTGGACGAGCTGACCACGCTGTGACCACAGAGAAGCTGAAGGCCGAGTATCCCGACTATGAGATCACCTGGGCGGATGAAGGATACTGA